One region of Mucilaginibacter gotjawali genomic DNA includes:
- a CDS encoding vWA domain-containing protein produces MDEYISFEQLPFGADDFADNPESRCPCMLLLDTSGSMGGEPIRQLNEGINTLKMELELDPLAAKRVEVAMVTFGPVSYESDFQTVDNFYPKQLVASGDTPIGAAIRLGIDLVNKRKKLYKERGVGYYKPWIILITDGAPTDAWSLAAQLVREGESENRFAFFAIGVEGANFDVLRQLSVRAPLKLRGLAFREFFLWLSGSLKTVSSKNPGENNKLLPPTGWADL; encoded by the coding sequence ATGGACGAGTATATTTCTTTTGAACAATTGCCTTTTGGCGCCGACGACTTTGCTGACAATCCCGAATCCCGATGCCCCTGTATGCTTTTACTGGATACTTCAGGCTCGATGGGCGGCGAGCCGATCCGCCAGCTGAATGAAGGGATCAATACCCTGAAAATGGAACTGGAACTTGACCCCCTTGCTGCTAAACGCGTGGAAGTGGCCATGGTTACCTTTGGGCCGGTGTCTTATGAATCGGATTTTCAAACCGTAGATAATTTTTACCCGAAACAGCTGGTCGCCAGCGGAGATACCCCTATCGGCGCAGCCATCAGGTTAGGTATAGACCTGGTAAACAAACGCAAAAAGCTATATAAGGAACGTGGCGTGGGCTATTACAAACCCTGGATCATATTAATAACCGACGGCGCCCCTACCGACGCATGGAGCCTTGCGGCTCAACTTGTGCGGGAGGGCGAGAGCGAAAACCGTTTTGCTTTTTTTGCAATAGGGGTAGAAGGCGCCAATTTTGATGTACTAAGGCAATTATCCGTACGTGCACCTTTAAAATTGCGTGGCCTGGCATTCCGTGAGTTTTTCCTGTGGTTATCCGGCTCATTGAAAACAGTATCAAGCAAAAACCCTGGCGAAAACAATAAATTGCTTCCCCCAACCGGCTGGGCCGACTTATAA
- a CDS encoding PP2C family serine/threonine-protein phosphatase — protein MTWKTIGQSVIGTSHLQNGKNCEDAGASRIHRLTNGEDALVCFASDGAGSAVYAAEASSAAVSAAHEFTEALLHDGRELTDAHLVALGEYIYDMLVELAAAKEVPKNEFSCTLLGCIITPRKSGFIQIGDGAIVRNDGSGHFTQIWWPHNGEYQNSTAFIIDDPSLALLQYKVIDEQVTEIAIFTDGLQQLALNHVSMAVHQPFFAGLFPALRRAENEEHLSILNSRLADYLSGNIINNRTDDDKTLLLATRE, from the coding sequence ATGACCTGGAAAACCATAGGCCAAAGCGTCATCGGCACTTCGCACCTGCAAAATGGCAAAAACTGTGAAGATGCCGGTGCAAGCCGGATCCATAGGCTAACAAACGGCGAGGATGCATTGGTTTGTTTTGCCAGTGATGGCGCGGGGAGTGCGGTGTATGCCGCTGAAGCATCGTCCGCAGCAGTATCAGCAGCCCATGAATTTACTGAAGCCCTGCTGCACGACGGCCGGGAACTTACAGATGCACACCTGGTGGCCCTGGGCGAATACATTTATGACATGCTGGTGGAGCTGGCTGCTGCTAAGGAAGTTCCCAAAAACGAATTCTCCTGCACCTTATTGGGTTGTATAATTACCCCAAGAAAATCAGGGTTTATACAGATCGGCGATGGTGCGATCGTGCGCAATGATGGCAGCGGGCATTTTACACAGATTTGGTGGCCACACAATGGGGAGTACCAAAACTCCACCGCTTTTATCATTGACGACCCCAGCCTGGCGCTTTTACAATACAAAGTGATCGATGAGCAGGTAACGGAAATAGCTATTTTTACAGACGGGCTGCAGCAACTGGCGCTAAACCATGTGAGCATGGCGGTACACCAGCCTTTTTTTGCCGGTTTGTTCCCGGCACTGCGGCGGGCCGAAAATGAAGAACACCTTTCGATACTAAATTCGAGGCTGGCTGATTACCTGTCGGGCAACATCATTAACAACCGTACTGACGACGACAAAACTTTATTGCTGGCAACAAGGGAATAA
- a CDS encoding helix-hairpin-helix domain-containing protein — MTGTIFKGAAGTTYTLANRIGGGGEGDVYAVNEDSSLVLKVYKEAPNADKAEKLRHMTTLASDELQRFAAWPVDIVRDGSGKLRGFTMRKLQGYLPLHMLFTPMDRKKLFPDKGYNFLAHVARNLAVAFHKIHQAGIVVGDVNEANLLVSATGMVALIDCDSFQVKNGKRHHFCEVGMLRYTPPELLRRGSFESVVRTTNTDAFSLATLIFQLLFLGRAPFTGVNPGKQEIDEETAIKNHEFAYSLRNRNKRLFPAKNSLELSAMPAPVADAFHLAFESDSERPTPLQWATKMGDFIKDLSTCTVSKLHFYPGNLKRCPWCAFKHEANIYYFLDDVNINTPSQLTNIEHFINGFRLEQLNLPRLSGSYTYPGLQAQKIPARFYRYRYTNLAAVIVVLALLIVLAASMSFYGAIIPVGIALIRLVLRGGGKLKAELAIRQQALNRVSGPFNQVLKQYNYPPALKQYNETTNKLKNNIAALRKLPSLFVHLKKEIEDKHYQAKYKQYLQQFDVNDHTIAGFGPAKKKLICNQGIRTAADISKLKQVKVAGIGPKNQQLLFEWQRQMGTGFTYAPELDKIKHETHLAAESLGLQRKKLENEIRKEYTTLTNIHSGIRVSLQLLEHQYQQLLPKVAQAQLDLDAFENLVHWRIFKW, encoded by the coding sequence ATGACCGGGACAATCTTTAAAGGCGCAGCAGGCACTACTTACACACTGGCCAACCGCATTGGCGGCGGCGGCGAAGGTGACGTATACGCGGTGAACGAAGACAGCAGCCTGGTGTTGAAGGTATACAAAGAAGCACCGAACGCCGATAAAGCGGAAAAGCTGCGCCACATGACCACGCTGGCAAGCGACGAACTGCAGCGTTTTGCAGCCTGGCCAGTGGATATTGTGCGCGACGGCAGCGGAAAACTGCGCGGCTTTACAATGCGCAAATTGCAAGGCTACCTGCCCCTGCATATGCTCTTCACCCCTATGGATCGCAAGAAGCTCTTCCCCGACAAAGGTTATAACTTTCTGGCTCACGTAGCACGCAACCTGGCGGTGGCGTTTCACAAGATCCACCAGGCGGGTATCGTAGTGGGCGATGTAAACGAAGCTAATTTGCTGGTTAGCGCTACAGGTATGGTTGCCCTCATCGATTGCGACTCATTCCAGGTGAAAAACGGCAAGCGCCACCATTTTTGTGAAGTTGGGATGCTGCGCTACACGCCGCCGGAATTACTTCGGCGCGGCTCGTTCGAAAGCGTGGTTAGAACTACCAATACCGATGCTTTTTCATTGGCCACACTTATTTTTCAACTCTTATTTTTGGGGCGGGCTCCATTTACAGGGGTAAATCCGGGCAAGCAGGAGATAGATGAAGAAACGGCGATAAAAAACCACGAGTTCGCCTACTCGCTACGTAATCGCAACAAGCGCCTCTTCCCGGCAAAAAACAGTCTTGAACTTAGCGCCATGCCTGCGCCTGTCGCTGATGCGTTCCATTTAGCTTTTGAATCGGACAGCGAGCGCCCGACACCTTTGCAATGGGCAACTAAAATGGGTGATTTTATAAAAGATCTTTCCACGTGCACAGTTTCAAAGCTGCATTTTTACCCCGGCAATTTGAAGCGCTGCCCCTGGTGCGCATTTAAGCACGAAGCTAATATCTATTATTTCCTTGACGATGTCAATATAAACACACCATCACAGCTTACCAATATAGAACATTTTATAAATGGTTTCCGGCTGGAACAGCTTAACCTTCCCCGGCTTAGCGGCTCCTATACGTACCCGGGTTTACAGGCACAAAAAATACCTGCGCGGTTTTACAGGTACAGATATACTAACCTGGCGGCAGTTATTGTTGTTTTGGCATTATTAATTGTGCTTGCTGCAAGTATGTCTTTCTATGGCGCTATCATTCCCGTCGGAATAGCATTGATAAGGCTGGTATTGCGCGGGGGTGGTAAATTAAAAGCTGAGCTTGCCATCCGGCAGCAGGCGCTTAACAGGGTAAGCGGCCCGTTTAACCAGGTGTTAAAGCAGTATAATTATCCACCGGCACTTAAACAGTACAACGAGACGACTAACAAGTTAAAAAACAATATAGCGGCATTACGTAAGCTTCCGTCTTTATTCGTCCATTTAAAAAAGGAAATTGAAGACAAACATTACCAGGCAAAATACAAACAGTATTTACAACAGTTTGATGTGAATGATCACACGATCGCCGGGTTTGGGCCAGCCAAAAAAAAATTGATCTGCAACCAGGGAATCCGTACTGCTGCCGATATATCAAAATTAAAACAGGTTAAAGTAGCCGGTATCGGCCCTAAAAATCAACAACTTTTATTTGAATGGCAGCGACAAATGGGAACAGGTTTTACCTATGCGCCCGAATTAGATAAAATTAAGCACGAAACACATTTAGCTGCAGAGAGCCTCGGACTGCAACGTAAAAAGCTGGAAAACGAAATAAGGAAAGAATACACGACTTTAACAAATATCCATTCGGGGATCCGAGTATCCCTGCAGTTGCTTGAACATCAGTATCAACAACTGTTGCCAAAAGTAGCCCAGGCTCAGCTGGACCTTGATGCTTTTGAAAACCTGGTACATTGGCGTATCTTTAAATGGTGA
- the aroB gene encoding 3-dehydroquinate synthase, with translation MKTIQSDNYPIFFENSIAELVNFIKNGNYSRFFILTDENTGAHCLPAIKAELGDDDNYDLIEIPAGEENKDIDYCIGIWRTLIDFAADRKSLVVNLGGGVISDMGGFAASTYKRGIDFVHVPTTLLSQVDASVGGKTGIDINSIKNIIGTFTQPKAVFINYNFLKTLPARQILSGTAEMLKHGLIVDAAYWERLKASDLSLPDEELIYWSVEIKNKVVVEDPTEKGIRKALNFGHTVGHAVETNSLINDSDPLTHGEAIAIGMICEAYLSYKKTGLKKEELDEIVAVIGGLYPKYPLATANFVTLCEIMLKDKKNQNGKINCTLLESIGKCTLDHICTDAELCESLAFYASL, from the coding sequence ATGAAGACGATTCAAAGCGACAATTACCCCATATTTTTTGAAAACAGCATTGCTGAACTGGTTAATTTTATAAAAAACGGAAATTATTCGAGATTTTTTATTCTGACTGATGAAAACACCGGGGCGCATTGCCTTCCGGCAATAAAAGCTGAATTGGGCGATGATGACAATTACGACCTGATCGAGATCCCCGCCGGGGAAGAAAATAAAGACATTGACTACTGTATAGGTATCTGGCGGACACTGATAGATTTTGCTGCTGACCGGAAAAGCTTAGTGGTAAACCTGGGTGGCGGTGTGATCAGCGATATGGGTGGTTTTGCCGCATCAACCTATAAAAGGGGCATCGATTTTGTACATGTACCCACCACCTTGCTTTCGCAGGTAGATGCTTCAGTTGGGGGGAAAACCGGTATTGATATTAACAGTATAAAAAATATTATCGGCACCTTTACCCAGCCAAAGGCGGTGTTCATCAATTATAATTTCTTAAAAACACTGCCTGCACGGCAGATACTTTCGGGCACTGCCGAAATGCTGAAACACGGACTGATAGTGGATGCGGCCTATTGGGAGCGGTTAAAGGCGAGTGATTTGAGTTTGCCGGATGAAGAATTGATCTACTGGTCGGTTGAGATCAAAAACAAAGTGGTTGTTGAGGACCCTACTGAAAAAGGCATCCGCAAGGCCCTTAACTTTGGGCATACCGTTGGGCATGCGGTGGAAACTAACTCATTGATCAATGACAGCGACCCGCTTACCCACGGCGAAGCGATCGCCATCGGTATGATTTGTGAAGCTTATTTGTCATACAAAAAAACAGGGCTAAAAAAGGAAGAACTGGATGAAATTGTAGCAGTGATCGGCGGCCTGTATCCAAAATACCCGCTGGCAACCGCAAATTTTGTTACACTTTGCGAGATCATGCTTAAAGACAAAAAGAACCAGAACGGTAAGATCAACTGCACTTTGCTGGAAAGCATAGGCAAGTGTACACTTGATCATATTTGTACCGATGCCGAGCTTTGCGAGAGTTTGGCATTCTATGCGTCGTTATAA
- a CDS encoding RNA-binding S4 domain-containing protein, whose amino-acid sequence MIEFKVNGDYIPLIQLLKAANLVQTGGEAQIVVTEGEVMYNGMVDYRKRLKVKPGDTVEFRGETIRAV is encoded by the coding sequence ATGATAGAGTTTAAAGTTAACGGCGATTATATCCCCCTCATTCAATTGTTGAAAGCAGCCAACCTGGTACAAACAGGTGGCGAAGCGCAAATAGTTGTAACAGAGGGAGAAGTGATGTATAATGGCATGGTTGACTACCGCAAACGCCTGAAAGTAAAGCCCGGGGATACCGTGGAATTCAGGGGAGAAACTATCCGTGCAGTTTAA
- a CDS encoding IS3 family transposase gives MKVEQSQGGNLSRLCLLSGKSRQSYYKRCLKTEETPLREELIIQQVIGYRRLQPRIGGKKLHRMVSPFMKQHELKMGRDAFFTVLRRYGLLNKRHRGKPRTTDSNHWMKKHPNLIKKLIPMELEQLWVSDITYLALCNSDAFLSLVTDAYSRKIVGFHVSKSLKAEGCIQALQMAIAGRSNSNELIHHSDRGVQYCCGDYVDLLKGAEINISMTESGDPRDNAIAERVNGILKMELLEPVFVNLEAARAAVTQAVNTYNFLRPHSSISMLTPALVHGRVLKLKRHWRNPQKWKSRREGIPVG, from the coding sequence ATGAAGGTAGAGCAAAGCCAGGGGGGCAATTTGTCCAGGCTTTGCTTACTGTCTGGTAAATCCCGTCAATCCTATTATAAACGATGTCTCAAAACAGAGGAGACGCCATTAAGAGAGGAGCTGATCATTCAGCAGGTGATCGGTTATCGCCGGTTACAGCCCCGGATAGGTGGCAAAAAGCTGCATAGGATGGTTAGCCCTTTTATGAAGCAGCATGAGCTGAAAATGGGCAGGGACGCTTTTTTTACAGTGCTGCGACGCTATGGACTTTTGAACAAAAGACATCGCGGTAAACCGCGTACTACTGATTCAAATCACTGGATGAAGAAACATCCTAACCTGATCAAGAAGCTGATTCCTATGGAGTTAGAACAACTGTGGGTGAGCGACATAACCTACCTGGCCTTATGCAATTCGGATGCTTTTCTGAGCCTGGTAACGGATGCTTACAGCAGGAAGATCGTTGGCTTTCATGTGAGTAAAAGCCTCAAAGCCGAAGGTTGTATCCAGGCACTGCAAATGGCTATTGCAGGCCGCAGTAACAGCAATGAACTGATCCATCATTCAGACCGGGGTGTCCAATACTGCTGTGGTGATTATGTTGATTTGCTTAAGGGGGCTGAAATAAATATCAGTATGACCGAAAGCGGCGATCCGAGGGATAATGCCATTGCTGAAAGGGTGAATGGTATCCTGAAAATGGAACTGCTGGAACCAGTATTCGTCAACCTGGAGGCCGCCAGAGCAGCAGTAACACAGGCGGTAAACACTTATAATTTTTTAAGGCCCCATAGCAGTATATCGATGCTTACACCGGCCCTGGTACACGGAAGGGTACTAAAGCTTAAACGCCATTGGAGGAATCCTCAAAAATGGAAATCAAGAAGGGAGGGGATACCGGTCGGCTAG
- a CDS encoding DUF1684 domain-containing protein: protein MNFYHTINKLLKPLILVILLGNALQSFGQDYKARINAFRKGYENDFLTDASSPLKKDDLQFLRFYDADSSYRVTADVKYLTGESIFMMPTFNGASQQYVRYALLNFRLNGKELQLTVYRSIALANVTAYKDYLFLPFTDNTNGNTTYGGGRYIDLNTADFKGATMMLDFNKAYNPYCAFSGKYSCPKPPAENYLAVAIEAGEKLFAKTVNH from the coding sequence ATGAACTTTTATCACACTATCAATAAACTGTTAAAGCCTTTGATCCTGGTAATACTTTTAGGCAACGCTTTGCAAAGCTTCGGCCAGGATTACAAGGCGCGGATAAATGCCTTCAGGAAAGGTTATGAGAACGACTTTTTGACGGATGCGAGCTCGCCACTCAAAAAAGATGACCTGCAATTCCTGCGTTTTTATGATGCCGACAGCAGTTATCGCGTTACCGCCGATGTGAAATACCTTACCGGCGAGTCCATTTTTATGATGCCTACTTTTAACGGCGCAAGCCAGCAATATGTGCGCTATGCGTTGCTCAACTTCAGGCTGAATGGAAAGGAATTGCAGCTTACCGTATACCGCAGCATCGCCCTGGCAAACGTAACCGCTTATAAGGACTATTTATTTTTGCCCTTTACTGACAATACCAATGGCAATACCACTTATGGCGGCGGCCGGTATATCGACCTGAATACCGCCGACTTTAAAGGCGCCACTATGATGTTAGATTTTAATAAGGCATACAACCCCTATTGCGCGTTCTCCGGTAAATATTCATGCCCTAAACCGCCTGCTGAAAATTACCTCGCGGTGGCTATTGAGGCCGGCGAAAAATTGTTTGCCAAAACGGTAAATCATTAG